TCGCCGGCTGCAAAAAATACGTGATGATGGAAGTGCCCGAGCGATACTGCCCATATGGAATATGCGCCACCAGCAACAACGCCACTAAGAGAAGTGGCGTGATTAATATCGGCGTCAGCAAATCAAACTTGGCCTTTTTGTAAATCCAGCGACACACGATAAAGAAAAATATGGTGACACAAAAACTGAAGATCTCAATGACCATGGCGCATTCTCCGTTTGATGATAACAAAGAGTTCCGTCATTCCACCGCTGACAATCATGACGGCAATCGTGCTCAACGCGATAACCAGCACCAAACGCAAGCCTTCCGCGCGCAAGAGCGGTAAGTATTGAATCACGCCAACCGCCGATGGAACGAAAAACAGCAGCATTTGGGACAACAACAATTTCGATCCCGGCTCCACCCAACCAACAGGAATCACCCGCAATTGGAGAAGAAGCCAAAGCAGCACAAGGCCGATGATGCTTCCGGGAATCTGCACGTGCGTCCACATCGTCACCGCGTCGCCAAACAGTGAAAAGAGCACTAGAATCGCCACTGCAACAATCTGTTTCATTTTCCCCCACCTGTCTTAAGCTGTAACTGTCTGGCTGAAAAGATCATCAAAGGGCTCAATCGATAAACGTCCGATTGAGCCGCGACAAGAACTCCCCAAACTTCGCGAGGTCTTCATCTGACCACGATGCCAACAGCGCTGCATATCGCCCATGTCGAATTTCCATGGTTTTATTTAATCTCTCGAGTCCTCGCGCGGTAATTTCAAACGCGCTCATGCGCCCATCAATGGGATCAGGAATCCGCCGAACCAACCCCTTCGCCTGCAGCGCAGCGACTTGGCGGCTGATGGTCGACCTATCCAGATGGTGTATATCCGCGAGGTCCTTCAGTCCGACGGCACCCGATTCTTTGAGTTGACGAAGCAGCAGGTACGACGGCCTATCCAGTGCTCCAAGTTGCTGATGCAGCGCGCTAAACGCCATGGCACGTCGCACGAGAAGCGCAACTTCGTATTGAATCACATCAATGTTGTCTCTTTCTGTGTCCAACATCCATCCCCCAAAACACCCGAAAGTCTCACAGCCGATTCAAAATCGCCCAAAAACAAAAATGTCCCGTACCGACGGAGCAGACGGTACGAGGCCATGGGGTTGATGCATATCTGAGGGGTACTAGGTATGCACTGATTGTAAGCCTCGGTCGTCATGCGAATCAATGAAACATGTAGACCACACATTTCCATTCACGCGTCCGCCGCACCGTCCCCACCTCTGATGCTACCGCACTTTCAATACCATCACATAAGTACGCACAAATCATCACTAAAACGCGGGCTTCTCCATTATAAACTATCACAAATTTGCACATACGCGCACAAAACGCCATAATACGGATTGCCGCCTCTTGGACAAGGGGCGTTTGTGCGCGTTCAGTTGCACGCTTTCAAGAGATAAGGAGTGAACAAGAGTGGCGTCTACACAGAAAGCCAGCATTGGCTTTGTCACACTCGTATCCATCGTGGCGGCCATTGGTGGTCTGCTTTTTGGCTATGACACCGCAGTCATCTCCGGTGCCAGCCCTTTCATGCAAATTAAATTCACACTCGGCCCCGGAATGGTCGGATGGGCCGTATCTTGCCTGATGATTGGCGCCATCGTCGGGGCAGCGTTCGCCGGCGCACTCAGCGACCGCTTCGGGCGCAAGAAGATGCTAATCACGGCAGCTATCCTGTTCTGTATCGGATCCATCGGATCCGCCATCGCCGCAACGATTACGCAGTTCGTTATCGCGAGAATCATTGGCGGCGTCGGCATCGGCGTGTCTTCCACACTGGTCCCGCTGTACATCGCGGAAATTGCACCCACGAAGCACCGCGGTCGCCTGGTGTCGCTCAATCAACTCGCCTGCGTCATCGGCATCTCGGCAATTTATTTCGTCAACCGCAGTGTCACCGAGGCCGGTACGCACGCTTGGGACGTAAACACCGGCTGGCGCTGGATGTTTGGCCTTGGTATTGTCCCTGGCATCATCTTTATGGCACTCCTATTCACCGTGCCGGAGAGCCCAAGATGGCTTGAAAAGCAAGGGCGCACAAGTGCAGCAGAACGTATTCTCGAACGCGTCAACGGCACGGAAGCAGCAGCTATAGAGATGCAAGAAATCCGTAAGTCGTTGCAGTCGGAAACGGGCACCCTCAAACACCTGTTTAAACCTGGATTTCGCGTGGCACTCGCTGTCGGCATCATCCTGGCGATTCTTCAGCAAGTCATTGGCATCAACGCGATTATGTACTATGCCCCGGAGATCTTTAAAGAAACCGGCGCCGGTACGGATTCAACCATGGTTGAAACCATTATCGTAGGTCTCGTCAACCTCGTTTTCACATTAGTATCGGTCTGGCTCATCGACAAAGTCGGCCGCAAGGTTCTGTTGCTCATCGGATCCGCCATTATGGCCATCAGCCTTCTCATCATTGGCTATGCGTTCCACACGGGCAATACGGGTACGCTCGTCCTCATTCTCGTCTTGGTATTCGTCGCCGCATTTGCGGTCTCGTTTGGCCCGATTGTCTGGCTCATCATGGCGGAAATCTTCCCGACGCGCATTCGTGGGCGTGCAACCGCTATCGCTTCCGTGGCGCTTTGGGCTGCAGATTACCTCGTGTCGCAAATGTTCCCGATTCTTCTCGACGATGCGGGCGCAGCCATTACGTTCTGGGTGTTCTGCCTGATGGCTATCTTCGCATTCTTCTTCACCCTCTGGGTGGTACCGGAGACCAAGGGCAAATCGCTCGAACAAATTGAGCGTGACTGGATGAGCAGCAATCAGAATTCGATCACCCTTTGACAAAGAGGGGTTGTCCCGGTTTGGTCACAGGACCTGACGTGGGACAACCCCCTTCTTCATTTCTCCAACCACGTACCAGCTCCCGCACTTAGACGCAACAGGCCCGCTGAAACTTCCTGATGACGACTGAAGCCTATTGAAGCCCTAACGCGGTGTTGGCATTCTGCATGTCGAGCTGAATCTGCTTCGACACATCGTGTGCGTGATACCATCCTTTTTCCATCATATAGTTACTCACTTGCTCATGCGCATAGATAGCGTCATCCAGATGCCGACGCAGCACGGCCCGAACATCCGGCGATGTCGTCTCCGTCAAAGCAATCGCATAATTCCGAACACCGGTCTTAATGGACACCAGAAGATCTGCGGTGACAACTTGATCTGTCATGGCTGCTGTACCCGTAAGATTTTCGACAATCGGGTTCATACGATCACCTCCTTCTTATTGAATGGATGTAGACGTTCCCCTAGAAAGCAACCCCTGCAAGTCTTGAATATGTTGTTTATCCGTCGACACACAAGTTTGCAGAAGGTTTTTCAATTTCTCGTCACTGACCAACGCTTTCATCGTGACGGACTTCGTCATACACACATTTTTAAACGCCAACAACTCGTGAACTTCCATCGTCTCATGCGGTGCCAACATAGAATCTGCCATGATCTTCACCTCCACTTCCACAGACTAAGGTGTCCGTCTTCCAAGACGGGCATGCGGAAGTGGCGGCAGGATGCGGTGATGGTGCGTGGCAGCGTGATCCGGCGCGCAAGCGGAAAATGTGAGGTGGCGGCGGGATGTTCGAGGAGTCCGCGCTGGCGGGGATTGTCTTAATAAGACATTCGCATGTCTGCCGGTGCCAATAAGACACGAAAAATGCACTAATGCTCGGTTTTCAGCCTTTATCGGGTAGCTTTTGAGTAGATAAGGTATTTTTTGTGTCTTAACGCTGCTGAACCTGGCCAAATCCAGAATTAGAGCAGATTTTGTACCTTATTTGCCGCGTGTCACACGATTCGCCGTGCTCCGCGCCCCGCACATGCTCCACCCGCGCGCCACCCACACGACACGCCCCCACGGCTCAACCGGATCAAGACGCCTGCCCGCACAAATTCGCGTGCAGGGTTCCCATCCGTCACAAAACATGTAGCCGTCCATGTGAAAAATCAGATTCTGTCACAATTTTGATACACAAAATGCACGATTTATCTACATGAATCAGCACGCAACCAAGGTATATTAAAAGCAAGGAGGTGTAGCCGTCATGTTAATTTATAAGATGGCAGAGCAACTACGTAAACTTCAAAAACAGGGACTCAGTGAACAGGAAGCTGCGAGCAAGCTCGGTGTAAAAACACAGTTAGGTGGGCTCAACCGCGTCGTACGCGCTCGAGAAAAAGCAAAAGCGTAACGTAACACACGATACACAGAGCAGCAGGCAATGACTATCAACAACCTAAAGACAACCCAAGGCGTCGTATCCAGTTGTCCGTGCATCACAAAATACGGATGTCCGAGTGGTGAGTCCAATGATGACCATAGGAAAAATACCGTAGGCAAAAAATCGAGCCCACTACGCCCATTTTCCGGCGACGAACTCCAGTTTTGTACCATCTGTACTCCAGTGGTGGGTAATTCCCTATTTATCTTCTCCGAATCTCAACCGCCCCTTCGTCCTCTCTTCTAGACTTATGACTCATCTTGTCTACCCATGCGCATCAAACCATTTCGAATTCTAAACAAACCTTCACACAGGCACTTCCAACTACCCCCAGTCACTTCGAACAACCGCTTCGAAAGCCACTTCTTACAGCGATGCGCGCCATCGACGCACGCCTTGACGGAGCGCTTTGTCGTCTTCCATACTGATCACATCTACGGGAGGTGACACGTGTGGAATTTCGGCAACCACTCCATATCGAACTCGGGCGAAATCCATCGACGGTTCATGAAACGACATCTGACAGCGTCATTCACGGCAAATACCGCCATATAAAAGGAATTACCATGGTCCTACTCGGCGCTGTACTCTGGGGCGTGTCCGGGACTGCCGCGCAGGTGCTATTTCAGCGCGACGGGTTAAATCCCGCTTGGTTAGTCAGCGTGCGCATGACGACCTCCGGCTTGCTACTATTGATTGCTTTGTCTGCCCGATTCGGGTTCGCGCACACCTTCGCTATCTGGAAAAATAAAAGGGATGCTTTTGGCATCGTGCTGCTTGGCATCATTGGTCTTCTTGGCGTGCAGTATTCCTACTTCGCCTCCATTCGCTATGGAAATGCGGCCACGGGTACCCTGCTTCAATACTTAGGCCCCATTTTTATCACCATTTATGTGGCATTGCGACGTCGCCGAATGCCGAGCGTCAAACAGTTGACGGCAGTCCTCATCGCGCTCCTCGGGGTGCTATTCCTCGTCACAAACGGGAATTGGCACAGTTTATCCATTGCTCCGTTGGCTGTGGTATGGGGGTTAATCTCGGCCATCACGCTCGCGTTTTACACGCTCTACCCCGCAGCATTGCTACGAACGTATGGCGCTTCCACCGTCATGGGATGGGGCATGCTCATCGGTGGCATCGGGATGAGCCTGATGGCTCCACCATGGACATTTTCCGGCCACAGCGGACCTGGGACCTGGTTTCTCGTAGGATTTGTCACGTTGTTTGGAACGCTGCTCGCCTTCTATATCTACATTGCTAGCTTAAAGTACATCTCAGCATCGGAAGCCAGTCTTCTAGCGTGCGGCGAGCCTCTATCCGCAACCATTCTCACCGTCGCGATCCTTCACGTGCCGATGAGCTGGTCCTCCATCCTCGGCGCAATCTGCATTCTAACGACGGTCACCATCCTGGCCCGGAGCAAATCAGAACAAAGCGAATGATGTAGAAACCTCAACCATCACACTGCACAAATATGGTAGAATAGGAATTGTAACCGAATTGATGGGTTACCGATTCCTATGCAGGAGGTTAACGCATGAAAAAATGGATCCCCAGTCTTGCGACCGCACTGACCGTTTTGGCTGTCAGTAGTCCTGTCGCGCTCGCTGCAACTACCAATAAACCCACGACCGGTACCCTTGTCTTAAACAACGACACCATCGCATCCCCGAACCTGATAAGCAAAGGTGGACAAACATATACACCAGCTTGGTACGTCATGCAGGTTTTGAAATCCGCCGGCATCCAAAGTACCTGGAAAGGAAATACCTGGGCCATCACCTCTACAGGCAGTCAAGTCGTTGCAAAGAAAGTCGCGAACATTCCGGATAATCAAGTTGCCGTCGTGATCGATGGAAATTCGGCGCTCAAGTTGCCAAAGCTTGTCGCAGTCGATCCGGCCTCGCACCAACGCACAACCTATCTTCGACTGACGGACCTTACAACCGTCTTGCAAAAATTGGGCCTCCAGGTGGATAACGACGGATCGTCCTTACAAGTACAAACACCTCTCGTGCATACTTTAGAGACTGCAATGGAAAATGCGCAAGCCGCGCCGAATTCTCAACTTACGGGAACGATGACGGAGCACATCCAATTTAATCTCACGCCACAAGGCCAAACAGATCTACAAGGCGCCTTGTCGTCATTGGACATGTCAATGAACATGACCGCACAAACGGGGACCGTCAATGGTGAGAAGGCCACATATATTTCGATTCAACCAACGCTGTCATCAGACGGGGACAATTCCTCCACCATCCCGTTGCCTGGAGATACAAATTCGTCGTCCGGGTCTCTTCCAACGATTCAAGAGTACATCCAAGGGACAAAAGTATGGGTGAATGAAGGACAAGGGTGGCAAGAAGAGACGAGCGCGGAACAAACGCTTACGGAACTTGAGTCAGAATTGCCGACGAACGACGTCGACTTCACGGCACTGCGGAACATTCAAGCGACGAAGAGCGGTGACACAACGACCTATACCGCAACCCTCGACAACACCGCCATCCAGCAGATGCTCTCGCCCATCATGGACGCCATTACTGCAGAAGCCTCCAGCGGCACCGACGACTCCGGTATAACCCCAGACCAATTGGGCCAACTCATCGACACGGTGCTCAAAAATATGAAGGAAACTGTACAATTCACCGTGCAACCGGTCAACGGCGAAGATCAACTGACAGCCGAAAATATGACATTGGATATGAACCTGCCAACAAAGAGCATTCCTTCGACGGATCCAACCGATGACATCACGAAAGACGTCACAAGCATCAGCTTGCACGAAACCATGAAAGTCAGCTACACCTATCAGGATGTCACCATCACGCCACCAGCAGATCTGCCAACCGACGGCGCACAATAAGCACAACCCGCAACCGCGTAACGATATTTAGGCTGCGCAAGGCGATTCTGTAGGGCCAAAGAATAGGGGAACTTGACTCAACTTTGGTCCTACTTGTGCGCCCCACAAAGATACTTCCCTCTTTAGCCACTCAATTTCGTTTACGCGGTCGAAACCCCCGTTGTCGAGACAGCAAATCTACCAAGCGTTTGTGGTGCGCGTGCAAACGCCTGCGCACATACCAATAGCCGCCAAGCAAAACCAACAGCAAAAACCCAAACATAGACAAAATCCAGAGAAAGGGAATCGCTTGATACAACTTTGGCGCGAACGTGATGGAGTTTGGGGATGATTCTTCAACGACGACAAACTGCCCGTCTAGCGCCAATAAATGCGACGTTGGCGGGAGCAAATGCGTCTGACCGTGATTGTAAAATTTCAGGTAACCTTCTTCGTCATACCCCTCGTATTTCCAATCCCCAATGACCGTCTCACCCACAGTTGCATCCCGCCAGAGCGGATTGACCGTGTTGAACGGAATAAGCCATTTGTACAGTTCAATCAACACAAGGATAAAAAGCGGGAGGGACACCAACAGTAGCCAAACGCGAATCTTTGACTTCTTCCGTTTTTTCGCCAGAAACCGTGATGGTGCCATGCTCGAACCCCCATACCGTCTCGCGAGTACCTCATACAACGAAGGCGACAAGACAACCATGCGATATTGTATGAAGCTAGGCGTTCAAGCATGAACTGGGGTGCCCAGAGGAGGATTCGATGCGCTGTCCACGTCGATGGCCTGTCCCCTGTTTAGAGAGTCAAGCTCCAGCGTTCTTCAATTAGCAATTGATTCGATAAAACGCTCATCTTCTGTTCTACAAGTTTAAAACCAAATTTTCCGTACAAATGGCGTGCGGATTTCAATGAACGATTCGTCCACAGGATAATCGTTTCGTAATGATTGAGGCGGGCAAAGTCAATCGCTTGTTGAATTAAACTCCGACCATAACCGAGCCCACGAAATTCTGGCTCGACAAGAAACAGTCGGATTTGTGCTGTTTTATCGTCCACTCTTGTTAACACAATAGACCCCTTTGGACTTTGCTGGATATCTAGAATCCATATATGCTCACTTGTCCTGTCTCCTTTGGATATAAAGTCGTTCACGCTATTCGAAATAAAATCTTTGAAAGATAAGTCATAACCGTACTCCCGATGGTAAATATCATAATGGGCGTCAATGATGTATTGCGCATCTGCATCTTCAAACGAACGTATCATCAGACCGCACTCCTTCCGGAACTTCGAAACAAAGTCTACACGTTGACGTAAGGAGAAGGTCAATGGGGACTCTGACCAAAGAAACGAAGATTCAACTGAGGATACAGATTCAGCAACGTTTATAGATGCATTGTTTACAGTGCACCTTTTCGGGCGAACATGAGGTGCGTCCAAGTGGACAATTGATAGGCCTCCACTTGATAACCCCGATTGATAAGCCATGTCACAAGGACGGTCCTGTCTGCAAAGTGATGCTGCTCAATCGTCGCTTGCGCTGCGTGACAACCTGTTGCTGACAGTGTCGCCTCATGCGCCTTCCTGTGCGCGGCATCGACAAACATGACATCGGCGATGGCGAGACGACCTTTCGGTTTCAGCAGTCTATCCATCTCCCGCAACGCAATCAGCTGTTGATCAGGCGATAAATGATGCAACGCGTAACTGGACACAGCAAAATCGAATATTCCACTGAAAAATGGCGCCGTCAACAAGTTGCCTAATTTGATGTCCAACTCGGGAAACTTGCGGCGACATCGGCGCAGCATCTGGGTGGACTGATCGACGCCTGCCATCACACATCCACGCGCTAAGAAACGCCCAGCTAAATTTCCGGTGCCAACACCAAGTTCAACGCCGGATTCCCCTGAAATGGGCTCAATGGCTGTTACAATTTCTTCCAATACGTTATCTAATCGTAATAAATAGCTAGTGAGTTCGACACCTGTGCAACCTGCTCATCAAATTTGGACGCCAAATCGTCAAAATGCCAACGGTCCTCCCAGTTCTCCCTAGCCTGTCGCATCCCCCTGATTCCCTTCACCGCGCGAACCAGATCGTTTTGATGCAGCACGCCTTCGGCTCGGTAACGCATAACCGCGCTCTCCAACTGCTCGATGATATCAGCTATCTCCAGCCACTGGGCATACAGCGACTGCCTCTGCCATTCTAAATAGTCCGTAACTTTATCCGTTGAACCGTGATCAATCTCGTCGAGAACCGCACGCATCTGTTTTACGGACATCCCCATCTCGCGCAGGGCAACAATCGTCTGCAGCCTCCAGGCATCTTCCTCCGAGAACAGACGATAGCCACTCGCATCATCCCGCTTCGGCGCTATTAACCCACTTTCCTCGTAAAACCGAATCGCACGCGGAGACACCTGCAACCGTTCAGCCAGTTCCCGTATACGCATATATGCCAATATAGTCCAGCCTCCTCCGTACGCTCGCGCCCTGAACGCGGAAATATCCCTCAAAGCCTAAGCAAGCAGTTTCGCCATCCAATACTCGTCAACATATCGACCGTCGACAAACAGCGTCTCACGGGCCGTTCCTTCAATTTGAAAGCCCATCTTCCGGTACAAAC
Above is a genomic segment from Alicyclobacillus acidoterrestris containing:
- a CDS encoding MerR family transcriptional regulator, whose amino-acid sequence is MRIRELAERLQVSPRAIRFYEESGLIAPKRDDASGYRLFSEEDAWRLQTIVALREMGMSVKQMRAVLDEIDHGSTDKVTDYLEWQRQSLYAQWLEIADIIEQLESAVMRYRAEGVLHQNDLVRAVKGIRGMRQARENWEDRWHFDDLASKFDEQVAQVSNSLAIYYD
- a CDS encoding CidA/LrgA family protein, whose protein sequence is MKQIVAVAILVLFSLFGDAVTMWTHVQIPGSIIGLVLLWLLLQLRVIPVGWVEPGSKLLLSQMLLFFVPSAVGVIQYLPLLRAEGLRLVLVIALSTIAVMIVSGGMTELFVIIKRRMRHGH
- a CDS encoding GNAT family N-acetyltransferase — its product is MIRSFEDADAQYIIDAHYDIYHREYGYDLSFKDFISNSVNDFISKGDRTSEHIWILDIQQSPKGSIVLTRVDDKTAQIRLFLVEPEFRGLGYGRSLIQQAIDFARLNHYETIILWTNRSLKSARHLYGKFGFKLVEQKMSVLSNQLLIEERWSLTL
- a CDS encoding MarR family winged helix-turn-helix transcriptional regulator gives rise to the protein MDTERDNIDVIQYEVALLVRRAMAFSALHQQLGALDRPSYLLLRQLKESGAVGLKDLADIHHLDRSTISRQVAALQAKGLVRRIPDPIDGRMSAFEITARGLERLNKTMEIRHGRYAALLASWSDEDLAKFGEFLSRLNRTFID
- a CDS encoding sugar porter family MFS transporter produces the protein MASTQKASIGFVTLVSIVAAIGGLLFGYDTAVISGASPFMQIKFTLGPGMVGWAVSCLMIGAIVGAAFAGALSDRFGRKKMLITAAILFCIGSIGSAIAATITQFVIARIIGGVGIGVSSTLVPLYIAEIAPTKHRGRLVSLNQLACVIGISAIYFVNRSVTEAGTHAWDVNTGWRWMFGLGIVPGIIFMALLFTVPESPRWLEKQGRTSAAERILERVNGTEAAAIEMQEIRKSLQSETGTLKHLFKPGFRVALAVGIILAILQQVIGINAIMYYAPEIFKETGAGTDSTMVETIIVGLVNLVFTLVSVWLIDKVGRKVLLLIGSAIMAISLLIIGYAFHTGNTGTLVLILVLVFVAAFAVSFGPIVWLIMAEIFPTRIRGRATAIASVALWAADYLVSQMFPILLDDAGAAITFWVFCLMAIFAFFFTLWVVPETKGKSLEQIERDWMSSNQNSITL
- a CDS encoding class I SAM-dependent methyltransferase yields the protein MEEIVTAIEPISGESGVELGVGTGNLAGRFLARGCVMAGVDQSTQMLRRCRRKFPELDIKLGNLLTAPFFSGIFDFAVSSYALHHLSPDQQLIALREMDRLLKPKGRLAIADVMFVDAAHRKAHEATLSATGCHAAQATIEQHHFADRTVLVTWLINRGYQVEAYQLSTWTHLMFARKGAL
- a CDS encoding spore coat protein, encoding MNPIVENLTGTAAMTDQVVTADLLVSIKTGVRNYAIALTETTSPDVRAVLRRHLDDAIYAHEQVSNYMMEKGWYHAHDVSKQIQLDMQNANTALGLQ
- a CDS encoding DMT family transporter, which translates into the protein MEFRQPLHIELGRNPSTVHETTSDSVIHGKYRHIKGITMVLLGAVLWGVSGTAAQVLFQRDGLNPAWLVSVRMTTSGLLLLIALSARFGFAHTFAIWKNKRDAFGIVLLGIIGLLGVQYSYFASIRYGNAATGTLLQYLGPIFITIYVALRRRRMPSVKQLTAVLIALLGVLFLVTNGNWHSLSIAPLAVVWGLISAITLAFYTLYPAALLRTYGASTVMGWGMLIGGIGMSLMAPPWTFSGHSGPGTWFLVGFVTLFGTLLAFYIYIASLKYISASEASLLACGEPLSATILTVAILHVPMSWSSILGAICILTTVTILARSKSEQSE